In one Capra hircus breed San Clemente chromosome 22, ASM170441v1, whole genome shotgun sequence genomic region, the following are encoded:
- the EOMES gene encoding eomesodermin homolog isoform X1, producing MQLGEQLLVSSVNLPGAHFYPLEGARGGGGGSAGHLPGAAPSPQRLDLDKAPKKFSGSLSCEAASGEPAAAGAGAPATMLSDADAGDAFASAAAVAKPGPPDGRKGSPCGEEELPSAAAAAAAAAAASARYSMDSLSSERYYLQSPGSQGSELAAPCSLFPYQAAAGAPHGSVYPAPNGARYPYGSMLPPGGFPAAVCPPGRAQFGTGAGASGGAAGGGGGGGPGAYQYGQGAPLYGPYPGAAAAGTCGGLGGLGVPGSGFRAHVYLCNRPLWLKFHRHQTEMIITKQGRRMFPFLSFNINGLNPTAHYNVFVEVVLADPNHWRFQGGKWVTCGKADNNMQGNKMYVHPESPNTGSHWMRQEISFGKLKLTNNKGANNNNTQMIVLQSLHKYQPRLHIVEVTEDGVEDLNEPSKTQTFTFSETQFIAVTAYQNTDITQLKIDHNPFAKGFRDNYDSMYTASENDRLTPSPTDSPRSHQIVPGGRYGVQSFFPEPFVNTLPQARYYNGERTVPQTNGLLSPQQSEEVANPPQRWLVTPVQQPGTNKIDIGSYESEYSSSTLLPYGIKSLPLQTSHALGYYPDPAFPAMAGWGGRGSYQRKMAAGLPWTSRTSPPGFSEDQLSKEKVKEEIGSSWIETPPSIKSLDSNDSGVYTSACKRRRLSPSTSSNENSPSIKCEDINAEEYSKDTSKGMGGYYAFYTTP from the exons ATGCAGTTAGGGGAGCAGCTCTTGGTGAGCTCTGTGAACCTGCCCGGCGCGCACTTCTACCCGCTGGAGGGGGCgcgaggaggcggcggcgggagCGCCGGCCACCTCCCGGGAGCGGCCCCCTCGCCTCAGAGGCTGGACTTAGACAAAGCGCCCAAGAAGTTCTCGGGCAGCCTCTCGTGCGAGGCGGCGAGCGGGGAACCTGCGGCCGCCGGCGCGGGGGCCCCCGCAACCATGCTCAGTGACGCCGACGCCGGGGACGCCTTTGCCAGCGCCGCGGCCGTGGCCAAGCCGGGGCCCCCGGACGGCCGCAAGGGCTCCCCCTGCGGGGAGGAGGAGCTGCCCTCGGCCGCCGCggccgctgctgccgccgccgcggcCAGTGCGCGCTACTCCATGGACAGCCTGAGCTCGGAGCGCTACTACCTCCAGTCCCCCGGGTCTCAGGGCTCGGAGCTGGCGGCGCCCTGCTCGCTCTTCCCGTACCAGGCGGCGGCTGGGGCGCCCCACGGGTCTGTGTACCCGGCTCCCAACGGGGCGCGCTACCCCTACGGCTCCATGCTGCCCCCCGGCGGCTTCCCCGCGGCCGTGTGCCCACCCGGGAGGGCGCAGTTCGGCACGGGAGCCGGCGCTAGCGGCGGCGCGGCCGGCGGTGGCGGTGGAGGCGGCCCGGGCGCCTATCAGTACGGCCAGGGGGCTCCGCTCTACGGGCCGTACCCTGGGGCGGCAGCCGCAGGTACCTGCGGAGGACTAGGGGGTCTGGGGGTTCCCGGCTCCGGCTTCCGCGCCCACGTCTACCTGTGCAACCGGCCTCTGTGGCTCAAATTCCACCGCCACCAAACCGAGATGATCATTACGAAACAGGGCAG ACGCATGTTTCCTTTTTTGAGCTTCAACATAAACGGACTCAATCCCACCGCCCACTACAACGTGTTCGTAGAAGTGGTGCTGGCGGACCCCAACCACTGGCGCTTCCAGGGGGGCAAATGGGTGACCTGCGGAAAAGCGGACAATAACATGCAGG GCAACAAAATGTATGTTCACCCCGAGTCTCCTAATACTGGTTCCCACTGGATGAGACAGGAGATTTCCTTTGGGAAGTTAAAACTCACCAATAACAAAGgcgcaaacaacaacaacacccag ATGATAGTGTTACAGTCTTTACACAAGTACCAGCCGAGACTGCACATTGTTGAAGTCACAGAGGATGGCGTGGAGGATTTGAATGAGCCCTCTAAGACACAGACCTTCACTTTCTCAGAAACGCAGTTCATTGCTGTGACTGCCTATCAAAACACCGAT ATAACTCAACTAAAGATTGATCACAATCCCTTTGCAAAAGGCTTCAGGGACAACTATGATTC CATGTACACCGCTTCCGAAAATGACAGGTTAACTCCATCTCCCACGGATTCTCCTAGATCCCATCAGATTGTCCCCGGAGGTCGGTACGGCGTTCAGTCCTTCTTCCCGGAGCCCTTTGTCAACACTTTACCTCAAGCCCGATATTACAATGGTGAGAGAACCGTGCCACAGACCAACGGCCTCCTTTCACCCCAACAGAGCGAAGAGGTGGCCAACCCTCCCCAGCGGTGGCTTGTCACGCCTGTCCAGCAACCTGGGACCAACAAAATAGACATCGGTTCCTATGAGTCTGAGTATTCTTCCAGCACCTTGCTCCCATATGGCATTAAATCTTTGCCCCTCCAAACGTCCCATGCCCTGGGGTACTACCCCGACCCTGCCTTCCCCGCAATggcagggtggggaggcagaGGCTCTTATCAGAGGAAGATGGCAGCTGGACTCCCATGGACCTCCCGAACAAGCCCCCCGGGGTTCTCTGAAGATCAGCTCTCCAAGgagaaagtcaaagaagaaattggCTCTTCTTGGATAGAGACACCCCCATCCATCAAGTCTCTCGACTCCAATGATTCAGGGGTATACACCAGTGCTTGTAAGCGAAGGCGCCTGTCTCCTAGCACCTCTAGCAATGAAAATTCTCCCTCCATAAAGTGTGAGGACATTAACGCTGAAGAATACAGTAAAGACACCTCAAAAGGCATGGGGGGTTATTATGCTTTTTACACAACTCCCTAA
- the EOMES gene encoding eomesodermin homolog isoform X2: MQLGEQLLVSSVNLPGAHFYPLEGARGGGGGSAGHLPGAAPSPQRLDLDKAPKKFSGSLSCEAASGEPAAAGAGAPATMLSDADAGDAFASAAAVAKPGPPDGRKGSPCGEEELPSAAAAAAAAAAASARYSMDSLSSERYYLQSPGSQGSELAAPCSLFPYQAAAGAPHGSVYPAPNGARYPYGSMLPPGGFPAAVCPPGRAQFGTGAGASGGAAGGGGGGGPGAYQYGQGAPLYGPYPGAAAAGTCGGLGGLGVPGSGFRAHVYLCNRPLWLKFHRHQTEMIITKQGRRMFPFLSFNINGLNPTAHYNVFVEVVLADPNHWRFQGGKWVTCGKADNNMQGNKMYVHPESPNTGSHWMRQEISFGKLKLTNNKGANNNNTQMIVLQSLHKYQPRLHIVEVTEDGVEDLNEPSKTQTFTFSETQFIAVTAYQNTDITQLKIDHNPFAKGFRDNYDSSHQIVPGGRYGVQSFFPEPFVNTLPQARYYNGERTVPQTNGLLSPQQSEEVANPPQRWLVTPVQQPGTNKIDIGSYESEYSSSTLLPYGIKSLPLQTSHALGYYPDPAFPAMAGWGGRGSYQRKMAAGLPWTSRTSPPGFSEDQLSKEKVKEEIGSSWIETPPSIKSLDSNDSGVYTSACKRRRLSPSTSSNENSPSIKCEDINAEEYSKDTSKGMGGYYAFYTTP; the protein is encoded by the exons ATGCAGTTAGGGGAGCAGCTCTTGGTGAGCTCTGTGAACCTGCCCGGCGCGCACTTCTACCCGCTGGAGGGGGCgcgaggaggcggcggcgggagCGCCGGCCACCTCCCGGGAGCGGCCCCCTCGCCTCAGAGGCTGGACTTAGACAAAGCGCCCAAGAAGTTCTCGGGCAGCCTCTCGTGCGAGGCGGCGAGCGGGGAACCTGCGGCCGCCGGCGCGGGGGCCCCCGCAACCATGCTCAGTGACGCCGACGCCGGGGACGCCTTTGCCAGCGCCGCGGCCGTGGCCAAGCCGGGGCCCCCGGACGGCCGCAAGGGCTCCCCCTGCGGGGAGGAGGAGCTGCCCTCGGCCGCCGCggccgctgctgccgccgccgcggcCAGTGCGCGCTACTCCATGGACAGCCTGAGCTCGGAGCGCTACTACCTCCAGTCCCCCGGGTCTCAGGGCTCGGAGCTGGCGGCGCCCTGCTCGCTCTTCCCGTACCAGGCGGCGGCTGGGGCGCCCCACGGGTCTGTGTACCCGGCTCCCAACGGGGCGCGCTACCCCTACGGCTCCATGCTGCCCCCCGGCGGCTTCCCCGCGGCCGTGTGCCCACCCGGGAGGGCGCAGTTCGGCACGGGAGCCGGCGCTAGCGGCGGCGCGGCCGGCGGTGGCGGTGGAGGCGGCCCGGGCGCCTATCAGTACGGCCAGGGGGCTCCGCTCTACGGGCCGTACCCTGGGGCGGCAGCCGCAGGTACCTGCGGAGGACTAGGGGGTCTGGGGGTTCCCGGCTCCGGCTTCCGCGCCCACGTCTACCTGTGCAACCGGCCTCTGTGGCTCAAATTCCACCGCCACCAAACCGAGATGATCATTACGAAACAGGGCAG ACGCATGTTTCCTTTTTTGAGCTTCAACATAAACGGACTCAATCCCACCGCCCACTACAACGTGTTCGTAGAAGTGGTGCTGGCGGACCCCAACCACTGGCGCTTCCAGGGGGGCAAATGGGTGACCTGCGGAAAAGCGGACAATAACATGCAGG GCAACAAAATGTATGTTCACCCCGAGTCTCCTAATACTGGTTCCCACTGGATGAGACAGGAGATTTCCTTTGGGAAGTTAAAACTCACCAATAACAAAGgcgcaaacaacaacaacacccag ATGATAGTGTTACAGTCTTTACACAAGTACCAGCCGAGACTGCACATTGTTGAAGTCACAGAGGATGGCGTGGAGGATTTGAATGAGCCCTCTAAGACACAGACCTTCACTTTCTCAGAAACGCAGTTCATTGCTGTGACTGCCTATCAAAACACCGAT ATAACTCAACTAAAGATTGATCACAATCCCTTTGCAAAAGGCTTCAGGGACAACTATGATTC ATCCCATCAGATTGTCCCCGGAGGTCGGTACGGCGTTCAGTCCTTCTTCCCGGAGCCCTTTGTCAACACTTTACCTCAAGCCCGATATTACAATGGTGAGAGAACCGTGCCACAGACCAACGGCCTCCTTTCACCCCAACAGAGCGAAGAGGTGGCCAACCCTCCCCAGCGGTGGCTTGTCACGCCTGTCCAGCAACCTGGGACCAACAAAATAGACATCGGTTCCTATGAGTCTGAGTATTCTTCCAGCACCTTGCTCCCATATGGCATTAAATCTTTGCCCCTCCAAACGTCCCATGCCCTGGGGTACTACCCCGACCCTGCCTTCCCCGCAATggcagggtggggaggcagaGGCTCTTATCAGAGGAAGATGGCAGCTGGACTCCCATGGACCTCCCGAACAAGCCCCCCGGGGTTCTCTGAAGATCAGCTCTCCAAGgagaaagtcaaagaagaaattggCTCTTCTTGGATAGAGACACCCCCATCCATCAAGTCTCTCGACTCCAATGATTCAGGGGTATACACCAGTGCTTGTAAGCGAAGGCGCCTGTCTCCTAGCACCTCTAGCAATGAAAATTCTCCCTCCATAAAGTGTGAGGACATTAACGCTGAAGAATACAGTAAAGACACCTCAAAAGGCATGGGGGGTTATTATGCTTTTTACACAACTCCCTAA